The sequence CCGATGCGGCAACCGCGACTGATCTTGGTGGAGCCGGGCTGGTCCGCACCGCTGAGAGCCTCGCGAAGATCACTGGCGTCGTCGAGTACGGACTCGTTGATCCGCACGTGGTGCAGCAGTTCGCGCTCGTGGACGCACGTACCGCGGTCGCCGTCGTCGAATCCGGGCACGCCACCGGGAAGGTCGTCGTGACCCCCTGATTCCACCGCATTGCCATACTGGATAAGAGACTGAAGGAGAAGGAAAGGAGCACCTTTGTCAACATCACTGCCCCCGCCATCAGCGATGAGCGAAGCAGCCGAACTGTGCGTGAGCCTGGTACCCCTGTTCCAGGGGTTGAGCTACGACGAGCAGCTGGAGGTGGCCCGCGTCGCACACCCCACCCAGCTCGACCGCTTAAAGCAGGTCTATGGCGCGGGAGGTGACGTGTCACAACTGATGGTGGTGCACACCGGACGCGTCAAGATCTCTCGTACAAGCCCCGACGGCCACGAGCAGATTATCCGGGTTCTCGGCCCGGGAGACTTCATCGGCGAATCCGCGTTCCTCACCGGCACGAGACCCGATCATTCGGCAACGGCGCTCGAAGCCGCAGAGCTGTGCGTGTTCCGTCATGACGATCTCGGCAAGCTCGTCGAGAAGCACGCGAGCATCGGATTGCGGATGCTGCAGGGTGTGAGCAGGCGGCTAGGTGAAGCGGAAGCCCGATTGGCCGCGGTGATATCCGGGGATGTGAGTTCGCGCCTCGCCGACTACCTCCTCGCCCTCCCCGCACAACCCGGGACGGATCGCCTTTCCGTGGTTATGCTCCCGCTCGCCAAGAAGGACATCGCGTCGCTGCTGGATACGACCCCGGAGTCGCTGAGTCGCCAGCTGCGCGCTCTCAGCGACGCGGGAGTCATCCTCCAGGGGGCAGGAGGCCGCGTCACGATCCTCGATGTCGACGCGCTCACGTCACTCGCAGCCCATGTGTAACGGAAACAAGAACGAGAACAAGGCGGCACGGTGACACAGACACTTTCCCCGTTGGAAGCCCCCGCGAAGCCGGGGCTTCTGCGCGAGACGCTGCAGTTCTCGCGGAGCCGACCGCTCATGGTCTTCGTCGTCATCGGCCTGGCAACCGGGGTGACGCTCTGGGCCACAGGGCAGCAGACCGCGCTCGCGATCACGGCGTTCCTCGTCGTTGGTGTGGTCATCGTGACGACGGCAATCGGTATGGTCCGCGACCTGATGAGCGGGCACTGGGGGCTCGACGTGCTCGCCGTCGTCGCGATGGTGGCTACCCTCGCGGTGCAAGAGTATGTTGCAGGGCTCATCATTGCGTTGATGCTCACCGGCGGCGAAGCGCTCGAAGCGGTGGCGGCGCGGCGAGCGAGCCGTGAGCTCGACATGCTCTTGAACCATGCCCCCGCCTTCGCTCAGCGGGTTGACCCGGTCACCGGTGACGTGCAACGCATTCCCGTCGATGAAGTGGCGGTCGGTGACGAGTTGCTCGTGCGTTCATCGGAGGTGCTACCCGTGGACGGAACGCTCCTCTCCGAGCATGCGAGCATCGACGAATCGTCGGTGACCGGTGAACCACTGCCCGTGAGTTACCAGGCCGGTGACTCGTTGTTGTCGGGAACGGTGAACGGCACCGAGAGTCTCACGATGCGCGCTGAGAAGGTCGCGAGCGAATCGAACTATGCGGGCATCGTGAAGCTCGTCGAAGCGGCCGTCGATTCACGGGCTCCGATGGTGCGGCTCGCTGACCGATACGCGGTGCCCTTCACGATTCTGGCGCTGCTGATCGCGGGTGTCGCCTGGTATGTCAGCGGTGATCCGGTGCGGTTTGCTGAGGTGCTCGTCGTCGCCACCCCCTGTCCGCTTCTGATCGCCACTCCGGTCGCGTTCATGGGTGGGATGAGTTCCGCCGCGAAGCTGAACGTCATCATCAAAGACGGCGGAGCGCTCGAAGTGCTCGCGCGTGTACGCTCGGCCGCATTCGACAAGACCGGCACCCTCACACAGGGCAAGGCCGACGTCGTCAACATTGTGCCGGCGGCGCGTTCTGCGAGAGAAACGCTCCAACTCGCGGCCGCCGCTGAACAGTTCTCGGTACACGTGTTCGCAGAACCGATCATCGCCGCGGCACGGGTTCAGAAGCGCGAACTGCCACAGGTTGCACATGCAGATGAAGTGGCAACGAACGGTGTGCATGCTGTGTTCTCTGACGGCACGCAGGTGCGGGTGGGGAAGCCTGCGTTCATCGAAGAAGTGACCGGGCACATCACTCGCCCCGCCCTGGCTGCGGGCGAGACCGCGGTGTACGTGGCCGTCGGTAACGAGCTTGCCGGGGTGATCGTGTTGTCAGACCCTCTCCGCCCGCAGGCTGCAGACACGGTGGCTCGCCTCCGAGCAGCCGGGGTCGAAGAGATCGCGATGGTGACCGGAGACGTTGCACCGACCGCAGAATCCATCGCGCACGAGGCAGGCATCACGACGGTGCATGCCGAGACGACGCCGCAGACCAAGGTGGAGCTCGTGCAGGCGATGCGGCCCCGCCCAGTACTCATGGTCGGTGACGGCATCAACGATGCTCCCGTGCTCGCTGCCGCCAATGTGGGGATCGCGATGGCTGGGCGCGGTGCCACCGTGGCCAGCGAATCCGCCTCAGCTGTGATCACCGCAGATGACATTTCACGCGTCGCGGATGTGATGTACGTCTCCCGTCGCACCGTCACGATCGCACTGCAATCGATCTGGCTGGGCATCATCATCTCGGTCGGGCTGATGCTTGTCGCAGCCTTCGGGTATCTCCCCGCAGTGGTGGGTGCCCTCCTACAGGAAGTCGTTGATCTTGTCGCGATCGTGTCTGCGTTACGAGCGCTCAGTATCCACCGGCGCGTGAAACGTGAACGCGGGTCTGGAACCCCACTCGGAGCGGAAGCGTTCGCCCAGCCCACGCGTCAATAAGTCGCATCGTCGGACCGTCGGAATACACCCGCTCCGCATAGTCGCAAGTCAGCTGAGCTTTCGTCTTCACTCGTGCGATCGGGTGTTCGCAACTCCAGTGCTCGCCGCCCTGCTCTGCCTGCCGGGGATGAGGCGCGCGGAGTTGAGGATGAACGTCGTCTCGCTCCCGACATGGATGAGGGCTGCCACGACCGGGCTGAGCAGCCCGAATGCGGCGAGTCCGATGCCGATGAGATCGACGGCGATCGTGCCGATGAAGTTGAACATCACGATCCGCCGTGCCCGCTTCGCGACGAACAGTGTGTGGGCGAGGTCGTTCAGGTCTGAGCTGATCAGCACGACGTCGGCGCTCTCGCGGGCGATGTCGGTGCCGGATCCCATGGCGATCCCGACGTGGGCGTGGGCAAGGGCGGGGGCATCGTTCACACCGTCACCGACCATGGCAAGCGTGTGTCCGGCTGCGCGTTCCGCGTCGATCGCGGCAAGCTTCTGCTCTGGCAACAGGCCGGCATGCACGTCATCAATGCCAAGTTCGGCGGCGATGGCCCGTGCGGTTGCTTCCTGATCTCCGGTGATGATGAGTGTGCGCAGCCCGCGGCGGTGCAGTTCTGCGACTGCAGCCTTCGCGGAGTCGCGGAGCGTGTCGGCCAAGAGGATCGTGCCCGCGTAGGTGCCGTCGATACTGACGTAGACGGCGGTGGCGATCCCTTGCTCCGGTGGTGTGTCGGGGGCATCAGTCACCAGTCGTCGGCTCCCCGCCGCGATGACTCTGCCTGCGACTGTTGCGGTCACGCCCAGGCCGGGCCGGTAGGTGAAGTCCTCGGCCGATTCCAGTGGCAGGGCCAGATGGTTGGCATGTGTGATGATCGCTTGCCCGAGCGGATGCTCCGAATAGGCTTCGGCCGCAGCCGCGAGGGTCAACAACTCGTCCTCGGTCACGCCCGTTGCCGTGTGGATCCCGGTAACGGCCGGAGCGCCCATAGTGAGGGTGCCCGTCTTGTCGAACGCGACAGTATCCACGGTCGAGAGCGCTTCGAGATGCGCGCCGTCTTTCACGAACGCCCCCGACCGGGCGATCCGGGCGATCGCGGCGAGCACCGCCAGCGGCGTGCCCGCAACGATGCCGCACGCCCCGGCCACCACGACCACCGCGATCGCAGAGGTGATATCGCGGGTTACGAGGTAGGTGATGACCGCGCCGCCGAGCGCGAGGTACACCAGCCAGGAGGCGAGTTTATCTGCGAGGCGCTGCACGGGCGGTTCAGACTCCTGCGCCTGTCGCACTGCTTCCACGATGCGCCCATATGACGATGCTGCGCCGACTCGCTCGGCGCGGATTTCGACGGCACCGATCTGGTTGATGGACCCCGCGAACACCTCGCTGCCGACCCCCACGTCCACGGGCAGCGACTCGCCGGTGATCCGCGACTGATCCACGGTCGTCTCGCCCATGACCACCACGCCATCAACCGGGATGCGTCCGCCCGGACCAACGACAACCACCTGCCCCGAGACGACGTTGGACAGCGGCACCGTCGCAATGTCTACGCCCTGCCGAACCTGCACGGTGTCGGGGAGGAACGTCATGAGGTCGGTCAGGGCGTCGCGCCCCCGATCCATGGTCAGGTCTTCGAGGATTTCGGCGGCGAGCACGAACGTGGTGATCAGCAGCGCCGTCACCCACTCACCGATCGCAGCGGCTGCGACGATGGCGATCAGCATGGACAGTTCCATGCTCATGCGCCGCGCACGCATGTCGTGCAGCGCTTCCATCAGGATCGGCCAGCATCCGACGATCAGCCCGATCATCGCGACGACGGGCACTTGCGGCCACGGCCAGGTTACGCCGAGCGCAACGGTGAGGGTGCAGGCTGCGACGAAAAGGGTGCGCGCCAGATCGCTACGGTCGATCCGTCGCCACAGGCTTGCCGCGCCAGCTGATGTCACCGCGTCCCGAGCACGAGCATCGGTGACACTCATTCTGCTGCGCCGTTTGTCGTGCCCTGCGAAGCGACTGGGCCACGGTGGTGCGGCGGCAACCTCTCGACAACGTGCTCGGCCTGGAACACCGCGTGCGTGACCAGTTGGCGGGCATGCTCATCGATCAGGCTGTAGAACACGCGGGTGCCCTCCTGCCGAGCTTGCACGACCTTGCCCCACCGCAGCTTCGCGAGATGCTGCGACACCGTGGTCGGTGACTTTCCGACCCGCTCCGCCAGCTCGCCCACCGCGAGTTCACTGTCGCGCAGCGCCAGAATGATGAGGATCCGCGTCGCATCCGACAGCAGTGAGAACACCTCGGCAGCTAAATCGACGTACTGGCTCTCCACCCCAAAGCTGCATACCTTATTATCTTCACGCATAAGAAGATAGTAAGGTACTTGCGGTACTTGCGGTACTTGCGGTACTTGTCGGTATACCACAGCGCTGTCAAACCATTGCTACAGCAGGCCCATGAGGATGCCGCCAGCGGCGCCGACGAGCACCACGACCCACGGGGGTAGTTTCCAAGAGATGAGGAGCACGAAGCAGATCACGGCGAGGGTGAATGGGCCGGGTCCGGTGATTGCTGTGGTGAATACGGGTGAATAGAGGGCGGCGGCGAGGATTCCGACGACGGCGGCGTTTGCGCCGCGCATGACCGCTTGCGCCCATGCGCGGCGGCGGAAGGTGTTCCAGAACGGCAAGACTCCGAGCAGGAGCAAGAAGCCGGGCAGGAACACGGCGATCAGTGTAATCAGCGCGCCCCAGATCCCACCGGGACCGGTGTCAGAGATCGCGCCAAGGTATCCGGCGAAGGTGAACAACGGGCCGGGGACGGCTTGGGCTGCCCCGTATCCGGCGAGGAACTGAGCGTTCGTCACCCAGCCTGGGTCGACCACGCCGGCCTGCAGCAGCGGAAGCACGACGTGTCCGCCGCCGAACACGAGCGCGCCGGCCCGATAGACCGCGTCGAACAAAGCCACCCCGCCGATGCCTGTCGCTGAAGCGAGGGCTGGGCCGCCGACCAACAGGAGAAAGAACACGGCGAGACTGGTGATGCCGACAGCACGTCGCACGGGGAAGTGGAGCATGTCTGGCCGCTGTTCCTCGACAGCCATGCGGCAGAAGATCAGTCCGCCAATCGCGCCGATCAGGATCGCAACGATCTGACCCACCGACCCCACCAGCAGCATCGCGGTAGCGAGCGCGACCACAGCGATCCCGGCGCGAGGGCGATCGGGGGTAAGAGTTCGAGTCATTCCCCAGACGGCTTGGGCGACGATCGCGACCGCGACGATCTTCAATCCCGTGAGCAGTCCGTCACCGATCGGACCGGAAATCCACGCTGCCCCATAGGCGAATGCGACCATCAACACCGCGGACGGCAAGGTGAATCCTACGAACGCCGCAACCGCACCCCAACCGCCTGCGCGGAGCAGACCCACGCCGAAGCCAACCTGGCTAGACGCGGGGCCGGGCAGGAACTGTGACAGTGCGACCAGATCTGCATACTCGCGGTCGCCCATCCACTTGCGGCGTTCGACGAACTCGGTGCGGAAATAGCCGAGGTGCGCGACGGGCCCTCCGAACGAGGTGGTCCCGAGCTTCAGGAACACCCGGAACACTTCCCACACCGTGCTGCGAGCGGTGGCCGTCGAGGCCTGTGTCATGATTGCTCCTGTTCCCCACGGATGGTCTGGCGGACGGCCACACCTCGTTCAAGATAGATTATGGTCTATGGATTCGATGGTGGAGATACCTACGTTGGCGGTGCTTGCTGATCCCACCCGTGCCCGGATCGTCCAGCTGATCCGCGACGCCGAGGGTGAGCGGGCCATGGTGAGCCGCCTCGCCGAGCAGCTCGGGTTGCGGCAACCTACGGTCAGCCATCACATGGCGGCGCTGCGCGCTGAAGGTCTCGTGGTCCGCGAACCCGAGGGGCGCCGGGTCTGGTACTCGATCAACCCCGACAAAGCTGACCACGTCACCGCCCTCCTCGGCGCCCCCGCCATCGGCGGCGAGGAGCCGGATTGGGAGCGGGTCATAGACGACCTCGCCGCGCGCTACAAAGGCTCCTTCAATCGCGAGACAATCGCACGCTACCTGACCGACTCCCGCGACCTGCTAACAGCCCGCGGTGACGCGCCGCTACTGGCCTCACGCGCTGCGGCATTCACCGCATCCCGCCTCGACGACGTTCGCCGCACCGAGGTTCAGTCGGGGTGGCCGCCGTCGGTGCTGTTCGTGTGCGTCCAGAATGCAGGCCGCTCGCAGCTTGCCGCCGGCATCCTGCGCCAACTCGCCGGCGACACAGTCATCGTCCGCTCCGCCGGATCCGCGCCCGCGGCCGAGGTCCGCTCAGCGATCGTGACCGCGCTCGACGAGATTGGCGTCAGCATCGGCGGAGAGTTCCCCAAGCCCCTGACCGACGAGGCCGTGAAGGCTGCGGATGTCGTGGTCACGATGGGCTGCGGCGACGCCTGCCCGGTTTATCCCGGCCGCCGATACCTGGACTGGGACCTTGCCGACCCAGTCGGCAAGCCGCTGAGCGTCATTCGAAAGATC comes from Naumannella halotolerans and encodes:
- a CDS encoding Crp/Fnr family transcriptional regulator encodes the protein MSEAAELCVSLVPLFQGLSYDEQLEVARVAHPTQLDRLKQVYGAGGDVSQLMVVHTGRVKISRTSPDGHEQIIRVLGPGDFIGESAFLTGTRPDHSATALEAAELCVFRHDDLGKLVEKHASIGLRMLQGVSRRLGEAEARLAAVISGDVSSRLADYLLALPAQPGTDRLSVVMLPLAKKDIASLLDTTPESLSRQLRALSDAGVILQGAGGRVTILDVDALTSLAAHV
- a CDS encoding heavy metal translocating P-type ATPase, translated to MTQTLSPLEAPAKPGLLRETLQFSRSRPLMVFVVIGLATGVTLWATGQQTALAITAFLVVGVVIVTTAIGMVRDLMSGHWGLDVLAVVAMVATLAVQEYVAGLIIALMLTGGEALEAVAARRASRELDMLLNHAPAFAQRVDPVTGDVQRIPVDEVAVGDELLVRSSEVLPVDGTLLSEHASIDESSVTGEPLPVSYQAGDSLLSGTVNGTESLTMRAEKVASESNYAGIVKLVEAAVDSRAPMVRLADRYAVPFTILALLIAGVAWYVSGDPVRFAEVLVVATPCPLLIATPVAFMGGMSSAAKLNVIIKDGGALEVLARVRSAAFDKTGTLTQGKADVVNIVPAARSARETLQLAAAAEQFSVHVFAEPIIAAARVQKRELPQVAHADEVATNGVHAVFSDGTQVRVGKPAFIEEVTGHITRPALAAGETAVYVAVGNELAGVIVLSDPLRPQAADTVARLRAAGVEEIAMVTGDVAPTAESIAHEAGITTVHAETTPQTKVELVQAMRPRPVLMVGDGINDAPVLAAANVGIAMAGRGATVASESASAVITADDISRVADVMYVSRRTVTIALQSIWLGIIISVGLMLVAAFGYLPAVVGALLQEVVDLVAIVSALRALSIHRRVKRERGSGTPLGAEAFAQPTRQ
- a CDS encoding heavy metal translocating P-type ATPase, with translation MSVTDARARDAVTSAGAASLWRRIDRSDLARTLFVAACTLTVALGVTWPWPQVPVVAMIGLIVGCWPILMEALHDMRARRMSMELSMLIAIVAAAAIGEWVTALLITTFVLAAEILEDLTMDRGRDALTDLMTFLPDTVQVRQGVDIATVPLSNVVSGQVVVVGPGGRIPVDGVVVMGETTVDQSRITGESLPVDVGVGSEVFAGSINQIGAVEIRAERVGAASSYGRIVEAVRQAQESEPPVQRLADKLASWLVYLALGGAVITYLVTRDITSAIAVVVVAGACGIVAGTPLAVLAAIARIARSGAFVKDGAHLEALSTVDTVAFDKTGTLTMGAPAVTGIHTATGVTEDELLTLAAAAEAYSEHPLGQAIITHANHLALPLESAEDFTYRPGLGVTATVAGRVIAAGSRRLVTDAPDTPPEQGIATAVYVSIDGTYAGTILLADTLRDSAKAAVAELHRRGLRTLIITGDQEATARAIAAELGIDDVHAGLLPEQKLAAIDAERAAGHTLAMVGDGVNDAPALAHAHVGIAMGSGTDIARESADVVLISSDLNDLAHTLFVAKRARRIVMFNFIGTIAVDLIGIGLAAFGLLSPVVAALIHVGSETTFILNSARLIPGRQSRAASTGVANTRSHE
- a CDS encoding ArsR/SmtB family transcription factor; protein product: MREDNKVCSFGVESQYVDLAAEVFSLLSDATRILIILALRDSELAVGELAERVGKSPTTVSQHLAKLRWGKVVQARQEGTRVFYSLIDEHARQLVTHAVFQAEHVVERLPPHHRGPVASQGTTNGAAE
- the chrA gene encoding chromate efflux transporter, with protein sequence MTQASTATARSTVWEVFRVFLKLGTTSFGGPVAHLGYFRTEFVERRKWMGDREYADLVALSQFLPGPASSQVGFGVGLLRAGGWGAVAAFVGFTLPSAVLMVAFAYGAAWISGPIGDGLLTGLKIVAVAIVAQAVWGMTRTLTPDRPRAGIAVVALATAMLLVGSVGQIVAILIGAIGGLIFCRMAVEEQRPDMLHFPVRRAVGITSLAVFFLLLVGGPALASATGIGGVALFDAVYRAGALVFGGGHVVLPLLQAGVVDPGWVTNAQFLAGYGAAQAVPGPLFTFAGYLGAISDTGPGGIWGALITLIAVFLPGFLLLLGVLPFWNTFRRRAWAQAVMRGANAAVVGILAAALYSPVFTTAITGPGPFTLAVICFVLLISWKLPPWVVVLVGAAGGILMGLL
- a CDS encoding metalloregulator ArsR/SmtB family transcription factor → MDSMVEIPTLAVLADPTRARIVQLIRDAEGERAMVSRLAEQLGLRQPTVSHHMAALRAEGLVVREPEGRRVWYSINPDKADHVTALLGAPAIGGEEPDWERVIDDLAARYKGSFNRETIARYLTDSRDLLTARGDAPLLASRAAAFTASRLDDVRRTEVQSGWPPSVLFVCVQNAGRSQLAAGILRQLAGDTVIVRSAGSAPAAEVRSAIVTALDEIGVSIGGEFPKPLTDEAVKAADVVVTMGCGDACPVYPGRRYLDWDLADPVGKPLSVIRKIRDDIDLRVRALLSELTGDPLS